In Dolichospermum flos-aquae CCAP 1403/13F, the following proteins share a genomic window:
- a CDS encoding phosphoglucomutase/phosphomannomutase family protein has protein sequence MSNPSNSGKIKFGTDGWRGIIADDFTFPNVRKVTRAIASYLETAYSKDKPVLIAYDTRFLADEFARTSAAVLADLGWNVKITDRDCPTPVIAYNARLLNSAGALMFTASHNPAPYCGIKYIPDYAGPATPEITDTIVANIETASDELPGSNPSGTISTFDPKPDYLNFIYTLLDVEKIKSANLNVKYDALYSTSRGYLDEVLQHCGCQLESFHDWRDVLFGGGMPEPKGEQLVELVAAVKADHADLGLATDGDSDRFGIVDEQGNVLTPNTVLLVLARHLIKNKGKSGAIVRTVATTHLLDNFAAKYGLQIYETAVGFKYIGEKMRETAVLIGGEESGGLSIIGHIPEKDGVLADMLVAEAIAYEGKPLSQLVQEAIAEADGPLYNNRLDLHLTEAHKVAVIDSYTQNPPSEVAGIAVKEVGRKDGIKLYLEEGSWVLLRPSGTEPLVRVYMETNSPEKLSQIAKFMEAEIAKLG, from the coding sequence ATGAGTAACCCTAGCAATTCCGGTAAAATCAAGTTTGGGACTGACGGCTGGCGCGGAATTATTGCCGATGATTTTACTTTTCCCAATGTACGGAAAGTAACCAGGGCAATCGCTAGTTATCTGGAAACTGCCTATAGTAAAGACAAACCTGTTTTAATTGCCTACGATACGCGGTTTTTAGCTGACGAGTTTGCCCGGACATCTGCCGCTGTTTTGGCGGATTTGGGCTGGAATGTGAAAATTACTGATCGGGATTGTCCCACTCCAGTAATTGCCTACAATGCGCGTCTGCTCAACTCCGCAGGGGCTTTGATGTTTACTGCTAGTCATAATCCTGCACCCTATTGTGGGATTAAATATATTCCCGATTATGCAGGTCCTGCAACTCCAGAAATTACTGATACTATTGTCGCCAACATAGAAACAGCATCGGATGAGTTACCTGGAAGTAACCCATCTGGGACAATTTCTACTTTTGATCCGAAGCCCGATTATCTGAATTTTATCTACACCTTGTTGGATGTGGAAAAAATCAAAAGTGCAAATTTAAATGTCAAGTATGATGCCCTTTATTCTACCTCACGGGGATATTTAGATGAAGTCTTGCAACACTGTGGTTGTCAATTAGAAAGTTTCCACGATTGGCGAGATGTGCTTTTTGGTGGTGGTATGCCTGAACCCAAAGGGGAACAGTTAGTTGAGTTGGTGGCAGCGGTGAAAGCTGATCATGCCGATTTGGGTTTGGCTACCGATGGTGATAGCGATCGCTTTGGTATTGTTGATGAACAAGGTAATGTTCTCACTCCCAATACAGTGTTGTTAGTTCTAGCACGGCATTTGATTAAAAACAAGGGTAAGAGCGGTGCAATTGTTAGAACTGTGGCAACTACGCATTTATTAGATAATTTTGCTGCTAAGTATGGCTTGCAAATTTATGAAACTGCGGTAGGTTTTAAATACATTGGTGAGAAAATGCGGGAGACCGCTGTTTTGATTGGTGGAGAAGAATCCGGTGGTTTAAGTATCATTGGCCATATTCCTGAAAAAGACGGGGTTTTAGCAGATATGCTAGTAGCTGAGGCGATCGCTTATGAAGGTAAGCCTTTAAGTCAGTTGGTACAGGAAGCGATCGCTGAAGCTGATGGTCCTTTGTATAACAATCGCTTAGATTTACACCTCACAGAAGCTCATAAGGTTGCCGTGATTGATTCCTATACCCAAAATCCGCCTTCAGAAGTGGCAGGAATTGCGGTGAAAGAGGTGGGAAGGAAAGATGGTATTAAACTGTATTTAGAAGAGGGTAGCTGGGTGTTGCTGCGTCCTTCTGGAACAGAACCTTTGGTGAGAGTGTATATGGAAACTAACTCACCAGAAAAACTTAGTCAGATTGCTAAATTCATGGAAGCTGAAATTGCTAAGTTAGGATAA
- the rnc gene encoding ribonuclease III, with amino-acid sequence MSSVYPRRQRQLESLVQKFGLSLDSPIKWQLLDLALTHPTVSDTANYEQLEFVGDAVVRLVAAEVLWEHYADCSVGDFAAIRSVLVSDRILAQLAREYGLELYLLVAGSATADHVGQESRLADSFEAVLGALYLSTNNLNLIRPWLDPHFQQLTTEIRLDPARLNYKAALQEWTQAQFKVLPEYRVLEVSQPHRTHERFFAEVWLHEKMLGQGKGRSIKAAEQAAAKVAYSAISTPVTDLL; translated from the coding sequence ATGTCCAGCGTTTATCCCCGCCGTCAACGGCAGCTTGAAAGTTTAGTCCAAAAGTTTGGTTTGTCACTAGATTCACCGATAAAGTGGCAATTATTGGACTTGGCTCTCACTCATCCTACCGTCTCTGATACCGCCAATTATGAACAACTAGAGTTTGTGGGCGATGCGGTGGTACGTCTCGTGGCGGCTGAGGTATTATGGGAACATTATGCTGATTGCTCAGTCGGTGATTTTGCCGCTATTCGTTCAGTCTTAGTGAGCGATCGCATTCTCGCCCAACTAGCAAGAGAATATGGTTTAGAATTATATTTATTAGTGGCTGGTAGTGCCACCGCTGATCATGTTGGCCAAGAATCACGATTAGCAGATTCTTTTGAAGCCGTTCTAGGGGCGCTTTACCTTAGCACCAACAATCTTAACCTGATTCGTCCTTGGTTAGATCCCCATTTCCAACAGCTAACCACAGAAATCCGTCTTGACCCTGCTAGGCTTAATTATAAAGCAGCTTTGCAAGAATGGACTCAAGCCCAATTCAAAGTTCTCCCAGAATATCGAGTTTTGGAAGTCAGTCAACCCCACCGCACTCATGAACGCTTCTTTGCTGAAGTTTGGCTACATGAAAAAATGTTAGGACAAGGCAAAGGACGCTCCATTAAAGCCGCTGAACAAGCCGCTGCCAAAGTTGCCTATTCAGCAATTAGCACACCTGTTACAGATCTCTTGTAG
- a CDS encoding RNA recognition motif domain-containing protein — translation MSIYVGNLSYQVGEEDLKQVFAEYGTVKKAQLPIDRETGRVRGFGFIEMSSDEEEEAAIAALDGSEWMGRSLKVNKAKPREDRGGGGRGGDGGGYSRRY, via the coding sequence ATGTCAATTTACGTCGGTAATTTGTCCTATCAAGTCGGAGAAGAAGACCTCAAGCAGGTTTTTGCAGAATATGGAACTGTAAAAAAAGCTCAACTACCTATTGACCGAGAAACCGGACGTGTCCGGGGTTTTGGCTTTATAGAAATGAGTTCAGATGAAGAAGAAGAAGCAGCAATTGCTGCACTTGATGGTTCTGAATGGATGGGACGCAGCTTGAAAGTTAATAAAGCTAAACCCAGAGAAGATCGTGGTGGTGGTGGACGGGGTGGCGACGGTGGCGGCTATTCTCGCCGTTACTAA
- a CDS encoding DUF4435 domain-containing protein has product MSYLDKLKQSRNKSQVAYQEFALHTRQNKDGLFCFFEGKDNAYYVPRIKHFTDNYHPIMCGGRDKVLDVYRLITIHREYDKYKKAFFIDRDFNEPLQPHNPPIFETPCYSIENFYVSVNVFKEILKNEFHLSEVSDPDFQVCVTLFKDRQEEFHQATILFNAWYACLIEIRNTTEKETGVNLEDKFPKDFIDLTLQSVSAKYDLEKIKQTFPKALEVSENILNIKIAEFTNSKHCKVFRGKYEMWFLLVFLRLILIDSNKSQLFIKEKLSFTFNNDYTSPNPILSNEQALTAFNGYAETPESLNAYLMQVIK; this is encoded by the coding sequence ATGTCATACTTAGATAAACTCAAACAGAGTCGGAATAAATCCCAGGTTGCCTATCAAGAATTTGCCCTGCATACAAGACAAAATAAAGATGGTTTATTTTGCTTTTTTGAAGGTAAGGATAATGCTTACTATGTTCCACGAATTAAGCATTTTACAGATAACTATCACCCAATCATGTGCGGTGGACGAGATAAAGTATTAGACGTTTACCGACTTATTACTATTCATAGAGAATATGATAAATACAAAAAAGCATTTTTCATTGATAGAGATTTTAATGAACCTTTACAACCTCATAATCCACCAATATTTGAAACACCTTGTTATTCAATTGAAAATTTTTATGTTTCAGTAAATGTTTTTAAAGAAATACTCAAAAACGAATTTCATTTATCAGAGGTTAGTGATCCAGATTTTCAAGTTTGTGTGACTCTTTTTAAAGATAGACAAGAAGAGTTTCATCAAGCCACAATTTTGTTTAATGCTTGGTATGCTTGTTTGATAGAAATTAGAAATACAACAGAAAAAGAAACAGGTGTAAATTTAGAGGATAAATTTCCAAAGGATTTTATTGATTTAACTTTACAGTCAGTTTCAGCAAAATATGACTTAGAAAAAATAAAACAGACTTTCCCAAAAGCGTTGGAAGTTTCAGAAAATATTTTAAATATCAAGATTGCTGAATTTACTAATTCTAAGCATTGTAAAGTTTTTAGAGGAAAATATGAAATGTGGTTTTTGCTAGTCTTTTTAAGATTAATTTTAATAGACTCCAATAAAAGTCAATTATTCATCAAAGAAAAATTAAGTTTCACTTTTAATAATGACTATACCAGTCCAAATCCTATCCTTAGTAATGAACAAGCACTTACAGCATTTAATGGCTATGCTGAAACCCCTGAAAGTTTGAATGCTTATTTAATGCAAGTGATAAAATAG
- a CDS encoding RNA recognition motif domain-containing protein → MSIYVGNLSYEVTENDLTGVFAEYGTVKRVQLPTDRETGRKRGFAFVEMEKEAEETAAIEALDGAEWMGRGLKVNKAKPKEDRGGGGRGGYGGGGRDRY, encoded by the coding sequence ATGTCAATTTACGTCGGCAATTTATCCTATGAGGTTACGGAAAATGACCTAACTGGGGTTTTCGCAGAATATGGAACCGTGAAGAGAGTCCAACTACCCACTGACCGGGAAACTGGTCGGAAAAGAGGTTTTGCCTTTGTAGAAATGGAAAAAGAGGCAGAAGAAACAGCCGCAATTGAAGCACTTGACGGTGCTGAATGGATGGGACGTGGGTTAAAAGTTAACAAAGCTAAACCCAAAGAAGATCGTGGTGGTGGTGGACGTGGTGGATATGGTGGTGGTGGACGCGACCGTTACTAA
- a CDS encoding PD-(D/E)XK nuclease family protein: MSTPDRPFVSYHLWSLFAPSRGQEHWHCQMRRGFIKARQHEPQVKALLTTATPPQRIGILAQKGVYEFHHHLHWLTQADGVEKVARLLRLSQTHETVKYRVLQILRKYQNAPLLLGKRILELTSGDEGFPKPIVIEKQDYCFRLYAAMDCIFIESDSTLHILDFKTGRSAFDHRQALVYLLAARYLYPGKPAVASFYNLEAGKKSELITISNSEFKSLESELANIAHQHQEDLQQYEAKNSNFSQIFPPNPGNHCRFCAFSSICEFADLKLPKSYSMPITKSHPSPTSS, translated from the coding sequence ATGTCAACCCCCGATAGACCCTTTGTTAGTTACCACCTTTGGTCTTTATTTGCCCCCAGCCGGGGACAGGAACATTGGCATTGCCAAATGAGAAGAGGATTTATCAAAGCGCGACAGCATGAACCCCAAGTTAAAGCTTTATTGACAACAGCTACCCCACCCCAGCGCATTGGCATTCTTGCCCAAAAAGGCGTATATGAGTTTCATCATCACCTGCATTGGTTAACTCAGGCTGATGGTGTGGAAAAAGTGGCGAGGTTATTGAGATTGAGTCAAACCCATGAAACAGTTAAATATCGGGTATTACAAATTTTAAGAAAATATCAAAATGCCCCTTTATTATTAGGTAAGCGGATTCTGGAATTAACTTCCGGTGATGAAGGTTTTCCTAAACCGATTGTGATTGAAAAACAAGATTATTGCTTTCGGTTATATGCCGCGATGGACTGTATATTTATTGAGTCTGATAGCACCTTACATATTTTAGATTTTAAAACTGGTAGATCGGCTTTTGACCACAGACAAGCATTAGTTTATTTACTTGCAGCCCGTTATCTTTATCCTGGTAAACCCGCAGTTGCATCTTTTTATAATTTGGAAGCTGGCAAAAAATCGGAATTAATTACTATTAGTAATAGTGAGTTTAAATCTTTAGAATCTGAGTTAGCAAATATTGCCCATCAACATCAAGAAGATTTGCAACAATATGAAGCTAAAAATAGTAACTTCAGTCAAATATTTCCCCCAAATCCCGGAAACCATTGCCGTTTTTGTGCCTTTAGTTCTATCTGTGAATTCGCTGATTTAAAACTACCCAAGTCTTATTCGATGCCAATTACAAAATCTCACCCTTCTCCCACATCTTCGTGA